In Aspergillus fumigatus Af293 chromosome 4, whole genome shotgun sequence, one genomic interval encodes:
- a CDS encoding SAP domain-containing protein, translating into MAAPRSTSLRALRMLSQQHTTTPCVRRSLHITGANSAQPVNVTDKASFYATRTLADLKLECKKRSIASNGTQAELVERLSNHDFLQSRAFSIAMKRINGKASTDPSVRHFNTSRAAKAVGDSSTVDFAYFPSMEEIDVPPSRPDPRFPILSDIYKYYDPSKQTITSDPPMKPQVYTVSGEDVAASPMSEVVDNHSIDIDPFSLTETVGRSRLGEELQRQQSGSQAKEPGIVRELWSGFVEDLLGPKQPTQRK; encoded by the exons ATGGCTGCTCCCCGTTCAACGTCATTACGCGCTCTCCGCATGCTTTCCCAGCAGCATACCACCACACCTTGCGTTCGCCGTAGCTTGCATATCACAGGCGCAAACTCCGCTCAACCGGTTAATGTGACCGACAAGGCTTCGTTTTATGCCACTCGTACTTTAGCTGATCTCAAGCTCGAATGTAAAAAGAGATCGATAGCAAGCAATGGTACTCAGGCCGAG CTTGTGGAACGGCTTTCCAACCATGATTTCCTACAATCTCGTGCCTTTAGCATTGCGATGAAAAGAATCAATGGCAAAGcttctacaga TCCCTCCGTTCGTCATTTCAACACCTCTCGTGCCGCAAAGGCCGTTGGAGATTCATCCACCGTCGACTTTGCATACTTCCCTTCtatggaggagattgatgttCCCCCCTCCCGTCCGGACCCACGCTTTCCGATCCTCTCCGATATCTACAAGTACTATGATCCCTCAAAGCAGACGATCACGTCTGACCCACCCATGAAGCCGCAGGTCTATACTGTATCTGGGGAAGATGTGGCTGCGAGCCCCATGAGTGAGGTTGTTGACAATCACTCAATAGACATTGATCCCTTCTCTTTGACGGAGACCGTTGGCAGGTCCCGTTTGGGCGAAGAGCTGCAAAGACAGCAGAGCGGATCACAAGCCAAAGAGCCTGGTATTGTCAGGGAGCTTTGGTCCGGATTTGTGGAAGACCTCTTAGGTCCTAAACAGCCGACCCAGAGAAAATGA